In the Brettanomyces nanus chromosome 1, complete sequence genome, ATACGATCCGGTCCTTAGTGAATATTACTATATCAATGACAAGGATAGTATACTACAGTTCGATTCGCCATTAGAGGTGGTGAAGAGAAACGAAACCTACTGAATATTGAGTATCGCCATTCACTCACGATTTACTGTATATAAATTAACTCGTCTATAATATTATTAAATTCTGTCAATAAATGAAATGGACAAGAGAAAATGTaaagaatattgaaaagCAAAAATAATATCATGACATGCAACATTAAATATCCCTcgtttctctttcaagcCAGGAAACTGCCCTTTGGTCTCCTGCAGCTTCAAGGTATGGGGAGAGATGTTCTCTAACGTTCTTATGGTAGTTGTTGATCCACGAAATTTGGGTTTCCGTAAAGTAAGATCTGTCAATCAAATTCAAACCAAACGGAACCAAAGTCATGTATTCAAAGTGAAGCTGTGGCTTGTTGGCACATTTTGATTGCGCTGGTACCGGCTCATCGGAAACCACAAGAACATCGCTCTCGATTCTTACACCAAATCTATTGTCAAGATAGCATCCAGGTTCATCACTAAGGAAGTTACCTGGCTCCAATGGCTTGTAATTGTATGAAGTTTTAGCGGGAGAAAGACCACAGGGACCCGAATGAACACAGATGTAAGTATCAATGCCATGGCCTGTTCCGTGAGAGTATCCGAGACCCTCTTTAAGTAGAGGTTTCCTAGCTAGCGAATCGATGTAGTAAGAGGATGTACCCTGAGCGAAATCTAGCATGGCCACATTTAGATGGCCACTTAAAACAAGTGAGAAAAGCTTCCTTTCAAGTTCTGTTGGTTTACCGAAATGGTATGTACGGGTGATATCGGTAGttccttcaagaaattgagcaCCTGAGTCCATTAAAAAGACCTTATTAGAATCCACAACCGCATTTTCTGACTCTGTAGGCTCATAGTGAATCACTGAGCTGTTTGCGCCCGACGCAGAAATGGTGGCAAATGAAAGACCACGAAAGTTTGACTGCAAACCTCTATAGTAAGTTGCACGATCAGCAACTTCTATTTCAGTTAGTTTCACACCGCTGTGAAGCTGTTCTTCAAGCCAGGCAAATGTCTGGCAAAGGGCTACACTATCCTTCAGCTGAGCCTTCCGATTACCAGATATTTCTGTTCCGTTTTTAATGCCCTTAAATTCGGCAAGTACAGACCTGCATTCGATCTCATAAACCGACGGTAGGGTTGTGTACAAGGCATAACTGGCCTCCGTTTGTGTGCAGATAGTCTGAAGATCCTCGCTATTGGAGTCCAATCCTGGAAGATCATGCCAAAATTGCTTATAGTCCAGTATCTTGAGGTTTTCGCAACAGCCCAAAAGATACTGTTTGATCTCAGATGTCAATTTGCTTCGGTCAATATATATCAAGACATTTTCAGTTGTAATGATCACATAACAAAAAAAGACAGGATTGAAAGCGATGTCGTTTCCACGGAGATTAAGAAGCCAGGCTATTTCATCTAATGCAGACACAACAACGCTGAAATACTTATGGTCTTTCATAAAGCTTTTAATACGTATCAATTTGTCAGACGTGGTTTCACCCGAATATTGTAGCTCATGCTTGAAGATCATACTCTTATCTTGTTCGGGTGTATAATGTTCTAATTGCATCACTCTATCGACCAAATTCAATTCCATGATAGTAGCAAACCTGATGTTAGCATTAAAGCAACGCTCCTTAAGATTCAGGCCAGTACTTATATTGATAAGCCTAGGATCCACACCTATACTTCCAATTTCACGATGACCTTGATCAATTTCAAAATCTCTTAATTCCTGCAAAACTTCATCGACAACCCACTCCTCCCATGATGGATATCCAGAGACaccttctttcaaaagCTGCCAGTTATTATCCAATTGGCGACCAGCTTGAAGGAAGTATCTACCATCTGTAGCTAAAGATGCAGACTCCATCGTGATAATGGCGACACCGGAGCTTCCTGTAAAGCCGGAGATAAAGCTACGACGCTGATCCTTTGGAGCAGTGTACTCGCTCTGAtgttcatcttcagaaggGACAATATAAGCAGTTAATTTCAGTTTTCTCATGAGACTACGAAGAGTATCCAATCTgtgagaagaattgaacgTCACAAAGGGCCGTAGATCGTAATAAAGCGGAGATGATTCAGGAACGATGGCGTCTGCATTAGCCGCAGTTAACAATTTGTGCTTGGCCTGTGACATAGTCAGACTCTGTACTTCCAAGTCGACGGAAGAGGACGAGTATGAAGAACATGGGGAAAACGGCTCTATTTTGGTGCTGGTAGTACTTGTGGTATCGTTGGCAACTGGATGAGTGAGTTCCTCAGTAACAATCAGGCTTTTCGTATCTCTGCtctgctccttcttatgagaacaaaaaaaatttgacAGCAAAAGACGCTTTAGAGAGGCGAGACATCCAACATCAGAGGTAGACGACCAAGTCCTCTTCAATGCGTTCTGATGATCGGTTTGACCAcgatgaggaagatgagaagaacGTGTACGCCGCCAGTTTGAGTGCTTGGAAGAAAAGCCAAGATCTTGATGATCCGGCATTTAAGTTAAAGAATATGAAAGATGAATAATTAATCAATAAGAATAAAGTAGCATTTAACAATACAATACGATtaagaaagaacaaaaatgATTGTTCCACGTGCTTTTTATCGGAACTTCTTTCAACCGATCGGGAAAAATAGTCATAGCTTGCTGAACTCGCGAAAATTCAGAATCTTCCGATCCAGGCTTGCGTTTTTTCCGCACCAGACCGGTGCAGGAACGAGAATAGAGAAAGGACTATTTTgaatattttattttattagTATCAATAATACTtaggaaagaagaaacggTAATTAGACCTGGTGCGCCCTCAACTGGAAGACGATTCATTACAGCCGTCCCGAGTTTTATTGTCATGATCTAATAAAACCTTATCTTCCCGTCTAACTCTAATTCCATCAACGTGTTGGGAGGTAAGAGGTAGAGGCACCTGTTTTTCACTGCCTGTAGCCTCAACATCACCATCGGAGAGGTTTGAAGCCTTTGATTCAAATCCATTGACATCAAAAAAGTTTCTTCTAATTTCCACATAATCGTATGCAAATTCACCGATCTGATCCTCGTCCATACCATTTTCCTCAGCCCTTTCAGATGCACGTAGATTGAGTAGAGGAATCATGTTGAGAACGTAACAGATAATACCAGTCATCACAACACAGTAGCCCACCACAGCGAATATATAGGCGATCTGTATGTACAATTGTTTCCAATTATGGTCGATCCACCCCCCTGAATGATCTGTATAGCCATCGTATCCTAGCACTGTGGCAGAGGCAAATATAGCATTAAAGATAAGCCCAATAACACCGGCGATTCCGTGTTCAGCGAGAACATCGAGGGAATCGTCAACCCTAAGCCATactttgatgatggtggCAAAGTTACAGACGGCACCTGCCGTTATACCAAGAATGACAGAAGCCCAAAGTGGGATACAACCTGAAGAGGGGGTAGCGGCAACCAAACCACAGATAATACCAGAACACATGCCCACAGTAGACCAATGGTATGTTCTGAAATAATCGAGTAAAACCCATGTAAATCCACCAAATGCAGCACACAAATTGGTATTCATGATGGCATAAACAGACTTAAGGGAAGGTATCACGCACGTAAGACCATTGAATCCAAGCCATCCAAACCAAAGCAAGCTCGTACCAATAGTTATCATACTGACATTATGAGGACGGAAATTAACCATCAAATGCTTTTTGCGTTGTCCCAAAAAATACGACATGACAAAGCCTGAGAAACCTGAAAGGATCTCCACGGGTCCCCCGCCAGCGTAATCGAGAACACCCCATTTATATGCCCAACCGTTGGAGTTCCAAACCCAGCAAGCGACAGGGCAATAGACTAAGGTAGTCCAAATGAAGGAGAACGGTATAATAGGAAGAATTCTACCACGCTCGCAAACAGCGCCGATCAGTATACAAATAGTGATGGCTGAAAACATTCCCTGAAAATTGGCATAGGCCATCTCTGGATATTTACTGGCCGACGGCCCTAGCTCTAATGTTTTCTCCAAGTTTTGGTAGCCAAAATTGTGAAGATTACCAATGAATTTGTTGGTAGCAGTGGAAGAAAAGGCAAGAGAGTATCCCCAGAAATACCACTGGAAAATAGACACTACCAACACCATAAACACGGCAAGAATCATGTGAAGAGCGGACTTTCTACGCGCAAGACCGGAGTAGAGATATGCTAGTCCAAAACACATGATGAGCACAAGACAGGTACCCACAACCAGTGTGATCACGGTGGCCTCGCTGTACGTCTCCTGCCAGATGTGAGATCCTGAATCGGCATCCCTTTTTATAAGCTCTGCTATGAATGCAGAGGTCTTATTCTCTTCGATAGTCCCTGATCCCATGACGAATAGAAAATGACTGTAAATGCAACGAAATCAAACAAGGTACAAAGATAGGGAGATACGTGGGAAAAAAGCCAAAAAACGCTTCGAATGCTCAAACGAATTTACCTTTTTGATCAAGAGTTGTGCTGTTACAACAGAAGGGGACCTCAAGAATATattaatgaaaaaaaaatattagAAGTATGcgaggaaaaaaaagaaacccttgaaaaacaaaaagaaatgacTGCATTAATAAATCTGGAGAAATCTGGATTTTATGCGATCGGCAAAGGGTCTTGCGCTTTGGCTTTGATATATTAGTGGAAGCGAAAAGCAATTCAACTAAGAATTGACAACATATGTGAACAGCTTTCCTCAATTGGTAGAACCCGTTTTGTGGGTTTGGAAGGACACTGAGACTGtcagcatcatcaattcTTATCTGCCTCGAGAAACAGCATAAATTGATTTAATGTCTTAAACGATCATGAgaatttttctttccaactgATAGAGATGCTTATCTTGCAGAAAAATGTTGACACTCAGCGATGATTCGCTGGGCTATGCAATAATTGCCGTTAAGGTCCCGCAATGAATAtgcaaaaaagaaatgtaGATTTCTATAGATTGAATGaaagatcatcatcggTCCGATTTCAAAGAAAGGGTGTATATCAATAAAAGATATCATGAAAGGCAGTGGGGCTAGAGTTGAAATGGATGGGCATCTCATTTTGGAACTTGACGTGGCCATCGGGAATAAAAGGATTTGATGTTTGCATAAATGCATAAATAGCTGTTAGAAATAGGATtgtttattttcttttctttttttgttcttctctgcGGTTATTGAAGGCAGTCCCGACTCTGACTGCTTCAAGTTCCCCCTCCATCTGATTGCAATCGTGTCTCACCAAGGGATCAAAGCTCACaataaaagaaataatGACGCGGACAATCTTAAATATGTGTGAATAGTACAAAGATAAGGTAATGAGGATTGCTTTTTGGTCCACTCAGATTCTTGCAATACTTATCTGGTTAGCAATCAGAGACGATATGATGAGCGAAATGTTGATTCGGGGCCCTGATTATGTAAGAGGCTGCTAGTGTGTGCGCCGAAAAGCGAAGAATGGAAAAGCGACTGTTTACGTCGATTACTGGGTCGAGGAAGTAGACTGGCAGCCCTCTGATTATATATAGTATCCCATTATTCTAAAACATGGTGTGGTGTGGTTACTTGTGGTCTGTGCGATTTCACAAGTTCATGTGGCCTACTAGCCACACCTTGTGATTGATTTACCTTCTGCcttcattttttctcaGCAGATCACACCGAGAGATGTGGCTCTTTCCCTTTGGGGACTCAGCATAAAGGATTTTTCAGAATATATGACCACTTCTATACCAGTGTTCTTATACTATATAAATCGAGGTTTCTTGCATCGAAGAAGTGAGTGGGGTCAGCACTATGACTTTTGAAACCCTTCATTTTCAGCACACCGGAGTAATATGACCCACGACAAATTGAAAGTCAAATCTGTAGCAATAATTGGTGGTGGCCCTGGTGGTATCACCACCCTTTATGACCTGACAAGGGCATTAAAAAATGGTAAGTCCCTTTATGGAAGCTCAGATATTTCAAGCAATGAAGCCCGCGGCGAGACTgcatttgaaaaagttgttctctttgaaaggaaCTCGGCTCTAGGCGGTGTCTGGTGTGGCGAAGCTCGAGGAGCTAACAACAATGATCAGCAGATACCAGAGTCTcgagactttgaagattggAACAAGCCAGAGAAATTGTTTGTCAAGGCTTCAATCAGCAGTGAACTCGAAAAAAAACTTAGTGGCTCTTCCTACGAAGATCCTGTCATTGTGAAAAAGCCCAAAAGCGGTCCTGAGGATAAGTTTCAATGGAGATCTTCAGCCGCTTATAAGGGACTTTTCACTAACGTTCCAAATAAATATATgacattttcttttcaggAGTTGAATCAGTCAAAGTTGGACCATTTGAAAAACAAATATAGATGGATTCCTGATTTCCAATCTGCTGAAGAAGTCACAGAATATTTACGacaagttgttgaagataaCGATTTGGCTAAATATGCCAGAACCAACTCCAACGTGGAGAGGGTTCGTAAACTTAACTCTGGTAAATGGGAACTAATTGTTAGATCCacaagagaagaagaagatgggACTGTAGTTGATACTTGGTACCGTCAGGAGGCCGATGCACTTGTTATTGCCAACGGAAAATCTGTTCCTATAATTCCCCAtttcaagaatcttctcGAGTTTGCTCATGTGAATAAGGGAAAGGTCATCATTACGTTGGCCAAATCACTTAAGGATCCTTCATTCTtaaaaaaatcaaaaaagatTTTAATTGTTGGTTCATCCGTTTCTTGTGTAGATATAATTCAATATGCTTTCCCTAGAGATCTTTCCAAAAGGCCGATTATCATCTCTagaagagcagaaaatTGCGGACTCGAATGGATAGACTACTGTGCTTATTCCAAAGGAATTGTGAACAAACCcgaaattgaagaattccTTCCCGAATCTCGGGGTGTACGGTTTAAGGATGGATCTGAAGAGACTGGGTTTGATGCGGTAATTATCACTACTGGCTATCATTCGTTCtatccattttttgaagacTCATACGCTTCTAAACACCCTGATCTCTTCTACTTCTATCGCTATACATTTTCCATAGACGATTCTTCATTAGCTTTGGTGGGAAATACCTAtgctcttttctttttcagcAGAGTGGAGGTTCAAGGTGCTGCTTTAGCTGGTGTCTGGTCTGGTGACAAGTCACTTCCACCGATAGATGACCAGAAGACGTGGTATCAAAATGAGTTTGATCTTCCTATGCTTCCTTTCATTATCAAAAAGAGGTTCATCGATCCGCTTGCATTGCTCGCTTTGGATAATAGACCTCATCCCTTTGAATCCGAATCCAAGGTCGACTTTGTCAAGGATACCTGTTCTGGTTGGAGGGAACTCCAGACATTGTTTTATAAGATTAAAGACGAGGCGGTTAATGTGTCCGATGTTATTTAGTCCTTGCTTTTATTTATTTGACGATTAAATGTACTTCTTCGAGATGTTTGAGTTGCTTAATCATTCAGtccatctcatcaaatacaGCATTTGACCCTTGCTACCGTTACTTTCCAAGCTAGTTGACTAGCCTTTCTGGGTCTTACTTGATTATTGCCGTCCATAAGCTATTCGTATATTTGTCTTTCATTCtatttattcttcttttgtaaTAGGCAATCCAAGTGCCTCTCTTTGAGACCTTGAGTCAGGGTCAAAATATGGAATTTCAGCCAAAGATGTAACCCTAGTTCCATGTCTGGAAATGCGACCTTCATGATCCCAAATCGTCCTGTGTTGAGTTGATCTGTTATCCCAGATAGCAGAAGTACCATAGCCAGGATCCGATTTCCAGTTAAATCTCACCTGAATGTCGGCATTCCTCTCGTAGACATCAAATAAGTAGTTCAAAATGACATCTGATTCTACAGGTGTCAAGCCAACGATTCTCTTCGTCATTCCTCTGTTCACAAAAAGAGTCTTCCATCCCGTTGCAGGAATTGTTCTCACCATAGGATGAACCctttcaactttcttcctACCTCCAAACGGATCGTCTCTGTCCAAGTATGAGTGAGCAGATACGTAGACTGCTTTTTTACCATCcaaaaacttcttcatctcttcagaCAACTTATCATAGGCAGCATATCCGGAAGCCCAGATAGTATCGCCCCCAACTTCTGGAATTGCATctagatgaagatgagtaATACCGGCAGGTTGCCTTTCGTGAACTAAATCAGTATGCCAGACTTGGTTACCGACAGAGCCATATCTGACAACATCAAAATTGCCATAATTGCAGTTCTTGAAGTTAATGTTCATTCCATGCTTTCTCCAGTAATCCACCCAAATTACACTTTCTCCGGGTAGGCCTGGAACATGAGGTGTCTGAGGATGAACCTCAAGATTACCCCAATATTCACCCAAATCTCTTTGAGTCTTTGGAGGTAACTTTTGGTTTCTAAAAAAGACCACTCCTCTCTCGGCAACTAATAATGCCAATTCATCCTTCTGCTCGTCAGTCAAGTCGACTAGTTGCAAGCCAGTGATTTCAGTACCAATATTAGCAGTTAAGTTATGAACCTCTTCAGCAGCGCCAAGTAATGCCTTCTTTTGAGGATCAGCATTTAATGCTCGTTCAGTGAATGGCATATCGTGATCCCTTATAGCGTGAGCCTGGTCAACATAAACTGGAATTTCAGATCTACCTGGTACCTCGGGGTATCCATGGGATATGTCAACACCATCTGCtaccattcttcttttggaactttcaggaagaaaagctaaaccttcttcatcggTACCAGTGAGATCGGTTGGTCGATTACGTGATCTAGTGATGCTGATATCTTGACGATTTCTCACCAAATACTCAATTTGCTCATCCAAGGAGACGTGATGAGTTGCCTCAACAAGATCATCTACGTTTATCGAATCGCGTGTTTGAGTTAGGCCTTCAATAGCTGTGCTTGTCATTGCTGTTTAAATCGAGGCTTCTTTTTGACACATTCATTACAATCTGTCAGCGTAGTAGCTTCCTATATATATCAATGCCAATAAAATCTATTGTGGCTATCAAAAACAAGAATAGCGCAATCTAAAAGGTCAAGGCTCGCATTGTGGCGTTCATTCACACTGACGAGCAAATGCAGCTTCTGGTCTCATTTACAATAAAGCATATCCTCACGCAATCATAATTTATTTTCTAGACAACTCTAAATTGTTGAATCATCATTGGGATCAATGGCAAACACCTTATCGGGATTCAAAAGTCTGTAAGGATCCAAGGccattttgatttttctcatcaaatcaatcacATCCGGAGTCACTTCCTCTAACAAATAAGGCTTCTTACCCCAGCCTACACCATGCTCTCCTGTAACAGTACCGTCCACAGCTAAGGCCCTGTCGATCATGTGCTGAACAACTTTTGCagttttttctctatcttccttcttgaaaagaatcatAGCGTGATAGTTACCATCTCCAACATGGCCCACAATAGCACCAGCAAGCCCCACCTTTACCATCTCATCTTTAGTCTCCTGTAAGCAGTCACAAAGTTTAGAAATTGGGACTGCAACATCTGTAGCCCACACTTGTATATCTTTGTCAATATACTTTTTACCATAGTCAATGGTAGCTAGCAAAGCAACTTTCCTAGCATTCCATAACTCTgctttctccttctccgACTTAGCAAACTTGAAATCGGTATTCTTATTTCTTTGGCAAATGGCCTGGACCGACTTAATTTGAGATTGGACAGCTTCCTCTGACAAACCGCCAAATTTCAACATCAAAGTTGGAGCTTCGTCATACTTCATAGATGTCTTACCAGAAACGTTAACATAGTGAATCATTTTATCATCAAGTAATTCCATGGCATCCAACTGAACACCCTCTTGAATGAATCCGGCAACGGCTGAACCTGCAGCCGAGATGTTAGGGAACGACACAACGGCTACATTTTCAACTTTAGGTTTAACGTTAAGCTTCAAAGTTGCTTCTGTAATGATACCCAAAGTACCCTCACTTCCGATGAACAATCCGTTCAAATTGTAACCTGCAGCAGATTTTCTAGGCCTTTTCTTGGTCTTGATTATGGTACCGTCAGCAAGTACCACGGTCAAACTAATCACATTCTCCTTCATCGTACCCCATCTAGCAGCATTAGGGCCGGAGCAAGAAGTACTTGCCATTCCTCCAATGCATGCACCAGGACCCGGATCTGGACCAAACAATAAATTGTAGTCATTCAAATACTGTGCTAATTTCTGCCATCCCAATGCAGCCTGCACGCTGACATCCAAATCCTCTTGATGAAGCTCAAGAACTTtatccatcttcttgaggTCAACGCAAATACCCTTTCTTGTAGGGATAAAATTACCCTCAAGAGAAGTACCTCCACTGAATGGTACAACTGCTACTCTGTATTTATGGCATATCTTCATAATAAGAGACACTTCCTCTGTAGTTTCCGGATAAATGACTGCAACTGGTCGTTGATCTTCAGTCGGATGGTCACTTGAAAAGTAAGCATCACTATGATGATCTAGGCTATCCTTAGTTCTGCTgattttgttctttccCAATAATTTGgctatttcttcaatagcCTTCTCGGCATCTCCATATTTTGGAGCCTTAAGGTCTTGAAGCTTTGTAGTGGATGACTTCGGGAAAAGGAACTCTGGTGGGTTTTTTCTTACATTGCAAGAGGCAGATCCCCAACCGAGAACTGCTCCCAATATCAAGGCACTTCCTAATGTCCAGATAGAATTATTTCTTAGCATGCTTCTGATCAAGTAAAGTCTTTATAGAAAGGAAGTTTTAAATGGCATTTGTGCGTTCCATGTTTGCAGGAAGATCAAGTC is a window encoding:
- a CDS encoding uncharacterized protein (MEROPS:MER0004321); protein product: MLDKEQSRDTKSLIVTEELTHPVANDTTSTTSTKIEPFSPCSSYSSSSVDLEVQSLTMSQAKHKLLTAANADAIVPESSPLYYDLRPFVTFNSSHRLDTLRSLMRKLKLTAYIVPSEDEHQSEYTAPKDQRRSFISGFTGSSGVAIITMESASLATDGRYFLQAGRQLDNNWQLLKEGVSGYPSWEEWVVDEVLQELRDFEIDQGHREIGSIGVDPRLINISTGLNLKERCFNANIRFATIMELNLVDRVMQLEHYTPEQDKSMIFKHELQYSGETTSDKLIRIKSFMKDHKYFSVVVSALDEIAWLLNLRGNDIAFNPVFFCYVIITTENVLIYIDRSKLTSEIKQYLLGCCENLKILDYKQFWHDLPGLDSNSEDLQTICTQTEASYALYTTLPSVYEIECRSVLAEFKGIKNGTEISGNRKAQLKDSVALCQTFAWLEEQLHSGVKLTEIEVADRATYYRGLQSNFRGLSFATISASGANSSVIHYEPTESENAVVDSNKVFLMDSGAQFLEGTTDITRTYHFGKPTELERKLFSLVLSGHLNVAMLDFAQGTSSYYIDSLARKPLLKEGLGYSHGTGHGIDTYICVHSGPCGLSPAKTSYNYKPLEPGNFLSDEPGCYLDNRFGVRIESDVLVVSDEPVPAQSKCANKPQLHFEYMTLVPFGLNLIDRSYFTETQISWINNYHKNVREHLSPYLEAAGDQRAVSWLERETRDI
- the MEP3 gene encoding ammonium permease mep3, whose protein sequence is MGSGTIEENKTSAFIAELIKRDADSGSHIWQETYSEATVITLVVGTCLVLIMCFGLAYLYSGLARRKSALHMILAVFMVLVVSIFQWYFWGYSLAFSSTATNKFIGNLHNFGYQNLEKTLELGPSASKYPEMAYANFQGMFSAITICILIGAVCERGRILPIIPFSFIWTTLVYCPVACWVWNSNGWAYKWGVLDYAGGGPVEILSGFSGFVMSYFLGQRKKHLMVNFRPHNVSMITIGTSLLWFGWLGFNGLTCVIPSLKSVYAIMNTNLCAAFGGFTWVLLDYFRTYHWSTVGMCSGIICGLVAATPSSGCIPLWASVILGITAGAVCNFATIIKVWLRVDDSLDVLAEHGIAGVIGLIFNAIFASATVLGYDGYTDHSGGWIDHNWKQLYIQIAYIFAVVGYCVVMTGIICYVLNMIPLLNLRASERAEENGMDEDQIGEFAYDYVEIRRNFFDVNGFESKASNLSDGDVEATGSEKQVPLPLTSQHVDGIRVRREDKVLLDHDNKTRDGCNESSSS
- a CDS encoding uncharacterized protein (EggNog:ENOG41) — protein: MVTRGETAFEKVVLFERNSALGGVWCGEARGANNNDQQIPESRDFEDWNKPEKLFVKASISSELEKKLSGSSYEDPVIVKKPKSGPEDKFQWRSSAAYKGLFTNVPNKYMTFSFQELNQSKLDHLKNKYRWIPDFQSAEEVTEYLRQVVEDNDLAKYARTNSNVERVRKLNSGKWELIVRSTREEEDGTVVDTWYRQEADALVIANGKSVPIIPHFKNLLEFAHVNKGKVIITLAKSLKDPSFLKKSKKILIVGSSVSCVDIIQYAFPRDLSKRPIIISRRAENCGLEWIDYCAYSKGIVNKPEIEEFLPESRGVRFKDGSEETGFDAVIITTGYHSFYPFFEDSYASKHPDLFYFYRYTFSIDDSSLALVGNTYALFFFSRVEVQGAALAGVWSGDKSLPPIDDQKTWYQNEFDLPMLPFIIKKRFIDPLALLALDNRPHPFESESKVDFVKDTCSGWRELQTLFYKIKDEAVNVSDVI
- a CDS encoding uncharacterized protein (CAZy:AA4) — translated: MLRNNSIWTLGSALILGAVLGWGSASCNVRKNPPEFLFPKSSTTKLQDLKAPKYGDAEKAIEEIAKLLGKNKISRTKDSLDHHSDAYFSSDHPTEDQRPVAVIYPETTEEVSLIMKICHKYRVAVVPFSGGTSLEGNFIPTRKGICVDLKKMDKVLELHQEDLDVSVQAALGWQKLAQYLNDYNLLFGPDPGPGACIGGMASTSCSGPNAARWGTMKENVISLTVVLADGTIIKTKKRPRKSAAGYNLNGLFIGSEGTLGIITEATLKLNVKPKVENVAVVSFPNISAAGSAVAGFIQEGVQLDAMELLDDKMIHYVNVSGKTSMKYDEAPTLMLKFGGLSEEAVQSQIKSVQAICQRNKNTDFKFAKSEKEKAELWNARKVALLATIDYGKKYIDKDIQVWATDVAVPISKLCDCLQETKDEMVKVGLAGAIVGHVGDGNYHAMILFKKEDREKTAKVVQHMIDRALAVDGTVTGEHGVGWGKKPYLLEEVTPDVIDLMRKIKMALDPYRLLNPDKVFAIDPNDDSTI